A region of Nostoc sp. 'Peltigera membranacea cyanobiont' N6 DNA encodes the following proteins:
- the hepA gene encoding heterocyst formation ABC transporter subunit HepA, whose product MNSQLPQKFRSLLKASSFWQDNYLLLREFKHFRKIVILALTFSILAATFEGVSIGFLLSFLQSLTSPNAQPVQTGVEWFDTLVLGSKTSAINRLYRISSLILLSTWLRVAFNYFGQVYTELSQLHFGDRLRKQIFEQLQSLSLSYFAKTRSGELINTITTEIERIRQGFSGAAFLVTRGITTFVYLISMFLISWQLTVISALLFTLLGVGLSNLNARVRESSFGMTTANANFTSTAIEFINGIRTVHSCGTQEFERQRYYKASDKVVSTTTKVVFTWTLVKPIAEGVATTVLVGMIILAFTSLVSNGTLQVASLLTFFFVLFRFIPFVQDINGTRAFLSTLHGSADNIKNLLKSDDKNYFQNGKLEFKALERAINLVSVDFGYDDKNIVLHNITLTIEKGKMTALVGASGAGKTTLADLIPRFYNATEGNVYIDEIDIKLFEINSLRRQIAVVSQDTFIFNTDVWQNIAYGTPQATNEQIQEAARLANALEFILEMPEGFNTQLGDRGVRLSGGQRQRIAIARALLRNPEILILDEATSALDSVSERLIQDSLEKLSVGRTVIAIAHRLSTISKADKVVVLEAGRIVEQGKYQELLARQGKLWEYHQMQYYNS is encoded by the coding sequence ATGAATTCTCAACTTCCTCAAAAATTCCGTAGTCTGCTCAAAGCTTCCAGCTTTTGGCAAGATAACTATTTGCTATTGCGAGAATTTAAACACTTTCGCAAAATAGTAATTTTAGCTCTGACATTCTCAATTTTAGCAGCAACCTTTGAAGGTGTGAGTATTGGTTTTTTACTCTCCTTCTTGCAAAGCTTAACTAGTCCAAACGCTCAACCTGTCCAAACAGGAGTAGAATGGTTTGATACTTTAGTATTGGGATCTAAGACATCGGCAATTAATCGTTTATACCGCATCTCTTCGCTGATTTTATTGAGTACTTGGTTACGTGTTGCCTTCAATTATTTTGGACAAGTCTATACTGAATTATCTCAACTGCATTTTGGCGATCGCTTACGCAAACAAATTTTTGAACAGTTACAATCCTTATCGTTAAGCTATTTTGCCAAAACTCGTTCTGGTGAACTCATTAACACAATCACCACAGAGATCGAAAGAATCAGACAGGGTTTCAGTGGCGCAGCTTTTTTAGTAACTAGGGGAATAACAACTTTTGTCTACTTAATATCAATGTTCTTGATATCATGGCAACTAACTGTAATTTCCGCATTGCTATTTACACTTTTAGGTGTAGGGTTATCTAATCTGAATGCCAGAGTCAGAGAATCAAGTTTTGGCATGACAACTGCTAATGCTAATTTTACATCAACAGCCATAGAATTTATTAATGGCATTCGCACTGTTCATTCTTGTGGTACTCAAGAATTTGAGCGCCAACGTTACTACAAAGCCAGCGACAAGGTAGTAAGTACTACAACTAAAGTTGTATTTACTTGGACACTTGTTAAGCCAATTGCTGAAGGTGTGGCTACTACAGTATTGGTGGGAATGATTATTTTGGCATTCACCAGCCTGGTTAGTAATGGAACCCTACAAGTTGCTTCTTTACTAACATTTTTCTTTGTGCTATTTCGCTTCATTCCCTTTGTTCAAGATATTAATGGCACGCGGGCATTTCTCAGTACCCTACATGGCTCGGCAGACAACATTAAAAATCTGTTGAAAAGTGATGATAAAAATTATTTTCAGAATGGAAAGCTTGAATTTAAGGCATTAGAAAGGGCAATAAATTTAGTATCCGTAGATTTTGGCTACGATGACAAAAATATAGTATTGCATAACATTACCCTAACCATTGAAAAGGGGAAAATGACTGCACTAGTTGGAGCTTCTGGCGCTGGCAAAACTACCCTTGCTGATTTAATTCCCCGATTTTACAATGCCACAGAGGGAAATGTTTATATCGATGAAATTGATATAAAGCTGTTTGAAATTAACTCCCTCCGTCGTCAAATAGCTGTCGTCAGTCAGGATACTTTTATCTTCAATACTGATGTTTGGCAAAATATTGCTTATGGGACTCCACAAGCGACTAATGAGCAAATTCAAGAAGCTGCTAGATTAGCAAATGCGTTGGAATTTATTTTAGAAATGCCCGAAGGTTTTAATACCCAATTAGGAGATCGGGGTGTTAGATTATCTGGAGGACAAAGACAGCGAATTGCGATCGCGCGGGCACTACTACGGAACCCCGAAATTTTGATTTTGGATGAAGCAACTAGCGCCCTAGATTCTGTATCCGAGCGATTAATTCAAGATTCATTAGAAAAGCTATCTGTGGGTAGAACAGTAATTGCGATCGCTCACCGTCTTTCTACTATTTCTAAAGCAGATAAAGTCGTAGTTCTAGAAGCAGGACGGATAGTAGAACAGGGCAAATATCAAGAATTACTCGCACGCCAAGGCAAGCTTTGGGAATATCACCAGATGCAATACTATAATTCGTAA
- the hepC gene encoding heterocyst development glycosyltransferase HepC, translating into MTASIIPTLENLYDVTQEHQDRRGYCTLQWRRGQLLVKQPGRVKQPYLPSLDSKRSLVECLQHSPVTLVSIDPKLGEVLLRFWADACEEADKPIFLSIPTGNKLPNQPWRQLQRLIDWIAAFVLLLLVSPVMLGLIVLMQIDSTGSLFCREWRVGERGKLFQSIKFCPHNITPLGRWMSKYSLDNLPQLFNVLRGDMSLTGSRGWTLEDAVQLNKLPEIKASWEVEAQSHLLHLDSQTL; encoded by the coding sequence ATGACAGCTTCAATAATTCCAACTCTAGAGAATTTATATGATGTAACCCAGGAACACCAAGATCGTCGTGGGTACTGCACACTCCAATGGCGGCGGGGTCAGTTATTGGTAAAGCAGCCTGGACGAGTGAAACAACCCTATCTGCCTTCATTAGATAGTAAGCGATCGCTAGTAGAATGCTTACAACATTCTCCTGTAACTTTGGTAAGTATAGATCCAAAGCTGGGTGAGGTTTTGCTCAGGTTTTGGGCAGATGCGTGTGAAGAAGCAGATAAACCAATATTCCTCAGCATACCTACCGGCAATAAACTGCCTAATCAACCCTGGAGACAATTGCAGCGATTAATTGATTGGATTGCTGCTTTCGTCTTGCTGCTATTAGTAAGTCCAGTAATGTTGGGATTGATTGTGTTGATGCAGATTGACTCGACAGGATCGCTTTTTTGTCGTGAATGGCGTGTTGGAGAACGGGGTAAACTCTTTCAATCAATAAAGTTTTGCCCGCACAACATTACACCACTAGGGCGTTGGATGAGTAAATACAGTCTCGATAATCTGCCCCAGTTATTTAACGTACTGCGGGGTGACATGAGTTTGACGGGATCTCGTGGTTGGACTTTAGAAGATGCGGTACAGCTAAATAAACTACCAGAAATTAAAGCTTCATGGGAAGTAGAGGCACAGTCTCACCTGTTACATCTAGATAGCCAAACACTGTAA
- a CDS encoding GumC family protein, translated as MVQTSLNPQITPASESEPGYGQLFAVFVRRFPWFLAVLISSIAIAGIVTLKTKPTYKSSMQLLVEPNYQGKTEGAGLDNQFTDSNVVIDTATQLNLMQSSGLIQKAVDKLQSSYPDISASEIKASLVLTQLRSKEDNVATKIFQVEYTAGDPEKTQKVLGAIRQVYVEYNKDQQNSRLQKGLQIIREQLSKASEEVNAAETNLQRFRRNQNLIDPESQAKAIETALNNISQERQTTRAQYGEALARQKSLEEQLNRSPQNALVASRLSQSTRYQGLLNEIQKTELALAQERLRFTDQTPSVQKLKEQLQSQKELLQQEVGRTLGEKSAGGFTSGDSLLEKGQLGQIDLSLAGQLVETQTTIVALTARDQTLAQKENDLRLEIKRFPPLLAYYNRMLPQLQFSRERLEQLLRAEQQLRQELSKGGFNWEVVEEPQKGGQLGPNLQQNLLLGGVVGFMLGGIAAFIRESADDAVHTTAELEKQMAMPLLGTTPKLPPAKPKESMIKLPFGKPEVLAPWTIQVLQSPPRWESLDLIYKNIELLNTVANLKSLMITSALADEGKSALALGLAMSAARLHKRVLLIDANLRDPSLHHQLNLPNEQGLSTLLASDATLPNQISLQYSGSSYIDILTAGPKPADPANLLSSPRMMQLMAAFEENYDLVLIDAPPVLGLVDAMLTASSCRSVVMVASIGIVTRSQLTQATAMLSKLNLIGVVANGVSNSSSNYVPYVKQQQLALRQAVEK; from the coding sequence GTGGTTCAAACTAGTCTAAATCCTCAGATAACTCCAGCTTCTGAAAGTGAGCCAGGTTACGGACAGTTATTTGCCGTATTTGTACGAAGATTTCCTTGGTTTTTAGCAGTATTAATTAGTTCTATTGCTATTGCAGGTATAGTAACTTTAAAGACCAAACCTACTTATAAAAGTTCAATGCAACTGCTAGTAGAACCTAACTATCAAGGCAAGACAGAAGGTGCTGGGTTAGACAACCAGTTTACCGACTCTAATGTTGTGATAGATACTGCAACCCAGCTTAACTTGATGCAGAGTTCGGGACTCATTCAAAAAGCAGTTGATAAACTTCAATCTAGTTATCCAGATATAAGTGCAAGTGAAATCAAAGCTTCTTTGGTCTTAACTCAATTAAGGAGCAAAGAAGATAATGTCGCTACTAAAATATTTCAAGTTGAATACACGGCTGGAGATCCAGAAAAAACACAAAAAGTTCTGGGTGCAATTCGACAAGTTTATGTCGAATATAACAAAGACCAACAGAATTCGCGTTTACAAAAAGGTCTGCAAATTATTAGGGAACAGTTAAGTAAAGCCAGTGAAGAAGTGAACGCGGCTGAGACAAATTTACAAAGGTTTCGTAGAAATCAGAACTTAATCGATCCAGAGTCACAGGCCAAGGCGATTGAAACAGCTTTGAACAATATTTCCCAAGAACGACAGACAACTCGCGCTCAATATGGGGAAGCTTTAGCACGCCAAAAATCTCTGGAAGAACAACTTAACCGTTCTCCCCAAAATGCTTTAGTTGCTTCTCGTCTGAGTCAGTCTACTCGCTATCAAGGCTTACTGAACGAAATTCAAAAAACAGAACTAGCACTAGCACAAGAACGTTTACGCTTTACAGATCAGACTCCGAGTGTGCAAAAGCTCAAAGAACAGCTTCAGAGTCAGAAGGAATTATTGCAACAAGAAGTAGGAAGAACTTTAGGCGAAAAATCTGCTGGTGGATTCACTTCTGGAGACTCTCTTCTCGAAAAAGGACAACTTGGCCAAATCGATCTTAGCCTTGCTGGTCAGTTAGTAGAAACGCAGACAACTATAGTTGCTTTAACTGCTCGCGATCAAACTTTAGCTCAGAAAGAAAACGATCTGCGTTTGGAAATAAAACGCTTTCCGCCTCTGTTGGCTTATTACAATCGGATGCTACCGCAGTTACAATTTAGTCGTGAAAGGTTAGAGCAACTTTTAAGAGCAGAACAGCAATTACGGCAAGAACTTTCCAAGGGTGGTTTTAATTGGGAAGTTGTGGAAGAACCTCAAAAAGGTGGCCAATTAGGCCCCAATCTTCAGCAGAATTTGCTGTTAGGTGGAGTGGTTGGATTTATGTTAGGAGGCATTGCTGCCTTTATTCGAGAATCGGCTGATGATGCAGTTCACACCACTGCTGAATTAGAGAAGCAAATGGCCATGCCGTTGTTGGGAACAACTCCCAAATTACCGCCAGCCAAACCCAAAGAATCAATGATCAAGTTGCCTTTTGGGAAGCCAGAAGTTCTCGCTCCCTGGACAATTCAGGTATTACAATCTCCACCGCGTTGGGAATCGCTGGATCTGATTTACAAAAACATTGAACTTTTAAATACTGTTGCTAATTTAAAATCTTTGATGATTACCTCAGCTTTAGCCGATGAGGGGAAATCAGCTTTGGCGCTTGGTCTGGCGATGAGTGCTGCCCGTTTACACAAAAGGGTGTTACTGATTGATGCCAATTTACGCGATCCCAGCTTGCACCACCAACTGAATCTTCCTAATGAACAGGGGCTTTCAACTCTATTAGCGAGTGATGCAACTCTACCAAACCAGATTAGTCTTCAATATTCAGGTTCTTCCTACATCGATATTTTGACTGCTGGCCCCAAACCTGCTGACCCAGCTAATCTGTTGAGTTCCCCTCGGATGATGCAATTGATGGCAGCTTTTGAGGAAAACTATGATTTGGTACTCATAGATGCTCCCCCAGTTCTTGGCTTGGTGGATGCCATGCTTACCGCTTCATCTTGTCGTAGTGTGGTCATGGTGGCAAGCATTGGTATTGTGACACGAAGCCAGCTGACTCAGGCTACAGCCATGCTAAGTAAGTTAAATCTGATTGGGGTTGTGGCTAACGGGGTATCAAACTCTAGCAGTAATTACGTACCTTATGTAAAACAACAGCAATTGGCCCTGCGTCAAGCTGTAGAAAAGTAA
- a CDS encoding glycosyltransferase, with amino-acid sequence MKIALVHDYLTQRGGAERVFELLCKRYPEADIFTSLYDRQKTIDLGDRIVNTTFLQKIPGAAKYFRAMAPLYFPAFRSLDLQDYDLIISSSTSFAKAVRKNPNARHICFCHNVTRFLWDTATYLREYGDYRYFAPLIEQVFQVMRKVDLKYAQEPDLYIANSSVVARRIENIYGKKAMMVNYPIDTSKFVFSDIKDEYYLASARMISYKRLDIIVEAFNWLGWQLLISGDGPELERLKSKALKNIVFLGHVSDRTRKDLFSKAKSIIVAALEDYGLVPVEANASGTPVIAYGAGGVLDTQIPGETGVFFKRQTPESLQVALLEANGISWNYERIRNHAVANFSENAFFGKVEQIINQACGGHQLFI; translated from the coding sequence ATGAAAATTGCTCTAGTCCACGATTATTTAACCCAGCGAGGTGGGGCAGAGCGTGTATTTGAACTGCTTTGTAAGCGTTATCCCGAAGCAGACATTTTCACATCTCTGTACGATCGCCAAAAAACTATCGATTTAGGCGATCGCATCGTCAACACAACCTTCTTACAAAAAATCCCTGGTGCAGCAAAATATTTCAGGGCAATGGCTCCTCTATATTTTCCTGCTTTTCGCTCTTTGGATCTGCAAGACTACGATCTAATTATTAGCAGTAGCACCAGCTTCGCCAAAGCAGTCCGAAAAAATCCCAATGCCCGCCACATTTGCTTTTGCCATAACGTCACCCGTTTCTTATGGGATACAGCAACCTATTTAAGAGAATACGGAGACTATAGATATTTTGCACCTTTAATTGAACAAGTATTTCAAGTAATGAGAAAGGTAGACCTGAAATATGCACAGGAACCTGACCTTTACATAGCTAATTCTAGTGTTGTTGCCCGCCGGATTGAAAATATTTATGGCAAAAAGGCAATGATGGTAAACTATCCAATTGATACTAGCAAATTTGTTTTTTCAGATATAAAAGATGAATATTATCTGGCTTCAGCCCGGATGATTAGCTATAAACGCCTTGATATAATAGTCGAAGCTTTTAACTGGCTGGGATGGCAATTATTAATATCAGGTGACGGGCCAGAATTAGAACGGTTAAAATCTAAAGCATTAAAAAATATTGTGTTCTTGGGACACGTAAGTGATAGAACCCGCAAAGACTTGTTTTCCAAAGCCAAGTCTATTATTGTCGCAGCCTTAGAAGATTACGGGTTAGTTCCAGTAGAAGCTAATGCTAGCGGCACACCAGTTATCGCTTATGGAGCAGGTGGAGTATTAGATACTCAAATACCAGGTGAAACAGGAGTCTTTTTCAAAAGACAAACACCCGAATCTTTACAAGTTGCATTACTAGAAGCCAATGGCATTTCTTGGAATTACGAGCGCATCCGAAATCATGCGGTAGCAAACTTTTCAGAAAATGCCTTTTTTGGGAAGGTTGAGCAAATTATTAATCAGGCTTGTGGTGGGCATCAATTATTCATTTGA
- a CDS encoding NAD(P)H-dependent oxidoreductase gives MIIIDRALQARAAAENPIKVGMIGAGFMGRGIANQIVNSVPGMELVAISNRQIDAAKQAYSEAGIEDIQVVATVSELEDAIANGKYAVTEDAKLLCQAEGIEAIIEVTGAVEFGAHIVMEAITHCKHVIMMNAELDGTIGPILKVYADKAGVILTACDGDQPGVQMNLYRFVKSIGLTPLLCGNIKGLQDPYRNPTTQEGFAKRWGQKPHMVASFADGTKISFEQAIVANATGMKVAKRGMLGYDFNGYVDEMTHLYDVEQLKELGGIVDYVVGAKPGPGVYVFATHDDPKQRHYLNLYKLGEGPLYSFHTPYHLCHFEVPLSVARAVLFGDAVMSPLAGPLVDVVTTAKIDLKAGETLDGIGYYMTYGQCENSPIVQQQNLLPIGLAEGCRLKRDISKDQVLTYEDVELPEGRLCDQLRTEQNNYFATEKILVAVG, from the coding sequence ATGATTATTATCGATCGCGCCTTACAAGCCCGTGCAGCAGCAGAAAATCCTATTAAAGTGGGAATGATTGGTGCTGGTTTTATGGGTCGAGGAATTGCCAACCAAATTGTCAATTCAGTGCCAGGAATGGAGTTAGTTGCAATCTCCAATCGCCAGATTGACGCAGCTAAACAAGCTTATTCGGAAGCAGGAATTGAAGATATTCAAGTTGTTGCAACTGTCAGCGAATTAGAAGATGCGATCGCAAATGGTAAATATGCAGTCACAGAAGACGCTAAGTTACTGTGTCAGGCTGAGGGCATCGAGGCCATAATCGAAGTCACAGGTGCAGTAGAATTTGGCGCTCACATCGTTATGGAAGCGATCACTCATTGCAAACATGTGATTATGATGAATGCCGAACTCGACGGCACTATTGGCCCCATCCTGAAAGTCTATGCTGACAAAGCAGGTGTCATTCTTACTGCTTGTGATGGCGATCAGCCAGGGGTGCAAATGAACCTCTACCGCTTTGTCAAAAGCATTGGTTTAACTCCCTTATTGTGCGGTAACATTAAAGGACTCCAAGACCCCTATCGCAATCCCACCACCCAGGAAGGATTTGCAAAACGTTGGGGTCAAAAGCCCCACATGGTGGCTAGCTTCGCCGACGGAACCAAAATTTCCTTCGAGCAAGCGATCGTTGCCAATGCCACAGGGATGAAAGTCGCCAAACGGGGAATGTTGGGATATGACTTCAACGGTTATGTCGATGAAATGACCCATTTATATGATGTTGAACAACTCAAAGAACTGGGCGGCATTGTCGATTATGTAGTTGGAGCAAAACCAGGCCCAGGCGTATATGTATTTGCCACTCACGACGACCCCAAGCAACGCCACTATCTCAACTTATACAAATTAGGCGAAGGCCCACTTTACAGCTTCCATACTCCTTATCACCTCTGTCATTTTGAAGTTCCCTTGTCCGTAGCGCGTGCTGTCCTCTTCGGTGATGCCGTTATGTCTCCACTCGCAGGTCCATTAGTAGATGTTGTCACCACCGCCAAAATCGACCTGAAAGCAGGAGAAACCCTAGATGGCATCGGTTACTACATGACCTACGGACAATGTGAAAATTCCCCCATTGTCCAACAGCAAAATCTTCTACCAATTGGTTTAGCTGAAGGGTGTCGCCTAAAACGGGATATTTCTAAGGATCAAGTCCTCACTTATGAGGATGTAGAATTACCTGAAGGCAGACTTTGCGACCAACTAAGAACTGAGCAAAACAATTATTTCGCCACAGAAAAAATCTTGGTAGCAGTTGGGTAA
- a CDS encoding glycosyltransferase gives MSNILSRVGNTISFVSQKVQARINYAKTLQVVYLKPKQPSKGNVLLSYRIEPFLLKPGQPMPNDHTWYWEVWQIAQTFLDLGYNVDVIQFHNDKFVPQKHYAFFIDIRHRMEALAPKLNKDCIKIFHVDIANMVFRNAAECNRLLEVQQRKGVTLKPQRFEVPNLGIEYADCAIVLGNDFTTDTFKYANKPMYRIPISSPVVYPYPDKKDFEAVRKRFLWFGGSALVLKGLDLVLDAFAQMPEYHLTVCGPVSNDKEFEQAFYKELYETPNIHTYGWIDVSSPDFIEVTNNCLGLVYPSVSEGQSGAVISCLQAGLIPILSYESGVDVHDFGVIFDNLSLEEIKAKVISISNLPVEDLKFMSRQAWEYARANHTKEKFAQVYRNVVEQIIENHSQKKHIGSMASSKQTVSSHH, from the coding sequence ATGTCAAATATTCTATCTCGCGTGGGAAATACTATCTCTTTTGTCTCCCAAAAAGTCCAAGCTCGGATTAATTATGCGAAAACATTACAGGTTGTTTATCTAAAGCCAAAACAACCTTCTAAGGGGAATGTACTTCTTTCTTATCGAATTGAGCCATTCCTCTTAAAACCTGGTCAACCAATGCCTAATGACCATACTTGGTACTGGGAAGTTTGGCAAATCGCCCAAACTTTTTTAGACTTGGGCTATAACGTTGATGTTATCCAGTTCCACAATGATAAATTCGTTCCGCAAAAGCACTACGCATTTTTCATTGATATCCGTCATCGGATGGAAGCACTTGCACCAAAACTCAATAAAGATTGCATCAAAATTTTCCACGTTGACATTGCAAATATGGTGTTTCGTAATGCAGCTGAATGCAACAGGCTTCTAGAAGTACAACAGCGCAAAGGTGTAACCTTAAAACCACAGCGATTTGAGGTTCCTAACTTGGGAATTGAATATGCCGATTGTGCAATTGTGTTGGGTAACGATTTCACAACCGATACATTCAAGTATGCTAATAAACCAATGTATCGGATTCCAATTTCTTCGCCTGTCGTTTATCCCTATCCTGACAAGAAAGATTTTGAAGCGGTAAGAAAACGTTTTCTGTGGTTTGGTGGTAGTGCTTTAGTCCTTAAAGGATTAGATTTAGTTTTAGATGCCTTTGCCCAAATGCCGGAATACCATTTAACAGTTTGTGGCCCGGTAAGTAATGACAAAGAATTTGAGCAAGCTTTCTATAAAGAACTGTACGAAACACCCAATATCCACACTTATGGGTGGATTGATGTTAGTAGCCCTGACTTTATAGAGGTGACAAATAACTGTCTAGGGCTTGTTTATCCTTCCGTTTCCGAAGGACAATCAGGAGCAGTAATCAGTTGCTTACAAGCTGGGCTAATTCCTATTTTAAGCTACGAATCTGGTGTAGATGTTCACGATTTTGGTGTGATTTTTGATAATCTTTCCCTTGAAGAAATTAAGGCGAAAGTTATAAGTATTTCTAATTTGCCTGTAGAAGACTTAAAGTTTATGTCTCGTCAAGCTTGGGAATATGCAAGAGCAAATCATACTAAAGAAAAGTTTGCTCAAGTCTACAGAAATGTTGTAGAGCAAATTATCGAAAATCACAGCCAGAAAAAACACATTGGTTCTATGGCATCTAGCAAACAAACAGTTAGTAGCCATCACTAA
- the rfbC gene encoding dTDP-4-dehydrorhamnose 3,5-epimerase: protein MIFTTTALKDAFIIDLEEKPDHRGFFARSFCAQEFAAHGLKPTVAQCNLSFNYKKGTIRGMHYQVLPAAETKLIRCTKGAIYDVIIDMRPESPSFLSHIGVELTPENRRALYVPEMFAHGYQALTDETEVVYQVGEFYTPGYERGLRYDDPFFNIDWPLDVTEISEKDLSWPLLRMMTVGGTSR, encoded by the coding sequence ATGATTTTCACCACAACCGCACTAAAAGACGCATTCATTATTGACTTAGAAGAAAAGCCAGACCACCGTGGTTTTTTTGCTCGGTCTTTCTGCGCTCAAGAATTTGCAGCCCACGGATTAAAGCCAACAGTTGCCCAATGTAACTTGTCTTTTAACTACAAAAAAGGCACGATTCGGGGAATGCACTATCAAGTTCTCCCAGCAGCAGAAACGAAATTAATTCGTTGTACTAAAGGCGCTATCTATGACGTAATTATTGATATGCGTCCTGAATCTCCCAGCTTTTTATCACACATTGGTGTAGAACTTACCCCAGAAAACCGCCGCGCTTTGTATGTTCCAGAAATGTTTGCTCACGGTTATCAAGCACTTACAGATGAGACTGAAGTTGTATATCAAGTAGGTGAATTTTACACGCCAGGGTATGAAAGAGGTTTACGCTATGACGACCCGTTTTTTAACATTGATTGGCCTTTAGATGTGACTGAAATCTCTGAGAAAGATTTAAGTTGGCCTTTGTTAAGAATGATGACTGTTGGCGGTACTTCTAGATAG
- a CDS encoding phytanoyl-CoA dioxygenase — MFNAIKHKIATLSSDFEYYVARWKHSRNLPALEGRDRNILNTLKKDGVCVTTLAELGLNSSPELLKAAYHQLSQMENPNNDHLDERLPQIYTVTGLPEFYAWGVEKRLLNIIENYIGLPIAFHGVHLRKDFKSKYQFGTLLWHSDAEDRRIIKIFIYLNDVEEKTGPFEYIPRSLTSLFSWNYFRLYYKLWKSGYMGINDEQVKPVIPKSAWKSCPGPAGTVIIVDTKNALHHGTVRTEDRSALFFCYTANPPERPDLCTQYWDDTYHRVELRSASDAVKVST; from the coding sequence ATGTTTAACGCTATTAAACACAAAATAGCTACACTTTCGTCTGACTTTGAATATTACGTAGCTCGTTGGAAGCATAGCAGAAATTTGCCAGCATTGGAAGGGCGCGATCGCAACATCCTTAATACTCTCAAAAAAGATGGCGTTTGCGTCACAACACTGGCAGAGTTAGGGTTAAACTCTAGCCCTGAACTGCTCAAAGCTGCCTACCATCAATTGTCTCAGATGGAAAATCCCAACAACGACCATCTAGATGAAAGGTTGCCACAAATTTACACAGTTACAGGTTTACCAGAATTTTATGCCTGGGGCGTAGAGAAAAGGCTACTCAACATCATCGAAAATTATATCGGTCTTCCTATTGCTTTTCATGGTGTACATTTACGCAAAGATTTCAAGAGCAAATATCAGTTTGGAACGCTACTATGGCATAGTGATGCAGAAGACCGTCGCATTATCAAAATCTTCATTTACTTGAATGATGTAGAAGAAAAAACAGGGCCTTTTGAATACATTCCTCGCTCTTTAACTTCCTTATTTAGTTGGAATTATTTTCGGCTTTACTACAAACTTTGGAAGTCAGGCTATATGGGTATCAACGATGAACAAGTAAAACCAGTCATCCCCAAATCAGCTTGGAAATCCTGCCCAGGCCCAGCAGGTACTGTCATTATTGTAGATACGAAAAACGCTCTGCATCACGGCACAGTCCGCACAGAAGACCGGTCAGCATTATTCTTTTGTTACACCGCCAATCCCCCCGAACGGCCAGACCTCTGCACCCAATACTGGGATGATACTTATCACAGAGTAGAGTTACGTTCTGCATCTGATGCAGTTAAAGTTTCGACTTAA